From Schizosaccharomyces pombe strain 972h- genome assembly, chromosome: II, the proteins below share one genomic window:
- the csr103 gene encoding sec14 family protein yields the protein MADIPADRKKIVQEGWSRLFSDIEQPSYIQKFPSQESLYVSFFEQCAFDDFDLTLLRFLKARKFVVTDSSDMLANAIVWRQQANLRSIMVRGENGLNQNFVKASMYFIWGQDKKGRAIVFLNLHNFIPPKNTKDMEELKALILYAMENARLFLDSEQNAAKGVLGLVDLTYFSRKNIDLDFARVFAETFQNYYPEILGQALIVGSGFRMALFEGVWSIGKYFLDPEVRSKVTFCKPAQVSGYVDSKYIPLSMHGQFDETKLYERAPPETAGIGKPENYEELDKEYVDAAKEFIRLTREWIYAAGKPQEAEIEEKRKAFKYECKKLWRKGVALRPPNIYQRLGLIDANGHVDWSKA from the coding sequence ATGGCAGATATTCCCGCCGATCGTAAGAAAATAGTTCAGGAAGGATGGTCTCGTCTTTTTTCGGACATTGAACAACCTTCGtatatccaaaaatttccttCGCAAGAGAGTTTATATGTCAGCTTCTTTGAGCAATGTGCGTTTGACGACTTTGATCTAACGTTATTACGTTTTCTCAAAGCTAGAAAATTTGTTGTTACAGATTCAAGCGACATGCTTGCTAACGCTATTGTTTGGCGTCAACAAGCGAATTTACGAAGCATCATGGTACGCGGTGAGAACGGTTTAAATCAAAACTTTGTTAAGGCGTCCATGTACTTTATTTGGGGTCAGGACAAAAAGGGACGCGccattgtttttttaaatttacacAACTTTATTCCTCCCAAAAATACGAAAGACATGGAAGAATTAAAGGCGTTGATTCTTTATGCAATGGAGAATGCTCGCCTGTTTTTAGATTCTGAACAAAACGCTGCTAAAGGTGTGTTGGGTCTAGTAGATTTAACCTATTTCTCTCGCAAAAATATCGATCTTGATTTTGCCCGTGTCTTTGCCGAgacatttcaaaattactaTCCCGAAATTCTTGGTCAAGCTTTAATTGTTGGTTCCGGTTTCCGCATGGCTCTTTTTGAAGGTGTTTGGAGTATTGGTAAGTATTTCTTGGATCCTGAAGTCCGATCCAAGGTGACTTTTTGTAAACCGGCTCAAGTGTCGGGATATGTCGATTCTAAATATATTCCATTATCCATGCATGGCCAGTTTGATGAAACAAAGCTTTACGAACGTGCTCCACCTGAAACTGCTGGTATTGGAAAGCCAGAGAACTATGAGGAGTTAGACAAGGAATATGTAGACGCCGCAAAAGAATTCATTAGGCTTACTCGTGAGTGGATTTATGCAGCTGGTAAGCCTCAAGAAGCTGAAatcgaagaaaaaagaaaagctttCAAATATGAATGCAAAAAGCTCTGGCGTAAAGGAGTGGCTCTACGTCCTCCTAATATCTATCAACGTCTTGGCTTAATTGACGCAAATGGTCATGTCGATTGGTCTAAGGCATAA
- the cox10 gene encoding protoheme IX farnesyltransferase: MFHILNKGSSKSCIYTRPCLKRFYHQHYEHTGKLSRTFFSPTHIKYNRLSTLDTSTSTANAAPDPQVLTFLSKRMQAAPLYPKPSAFLELGKPRLTVLVVLSTMSSYALAPYPGLSFNTLAWLTMGTALCSISANAFNQSMEPMLDCQMARTRSRPIPRGAIRPEYAWLFATLTGIAGTSMSFLVNPTVGWLGLGNIVLYMGIYTPLKRISIVNTWVGSLVGAIPPLMGWAACSGGDLLSHPGGLITAAMLFAWQFPHFNAFSTMVKDDYKKCGYQMMAWKNPALNARVSLRYALAFLPLSYAYISTGLVGPWYAVPATGTNMFLIARAWKFYRNRNYQNARSLFFASLLHLPLLFTLTLACHMIKVWNDSDSKNPVLGSEEDTLKY; the protein is encoded by the coding sequence atgttTCATATACTAAACAAGGGGTCAAGCAAATCTTGCATTTACACAAGACCATGTTTGAAAAGGTTCTACCATCAACATTATGAACATACCGGCAAACTGAGTCGAACGTTCTTCTCTCCTACACACATAAAGTACAATAGGTTATCTACGCTTGATACAAGCACGAGCACCGCCAATGCTGCACCGGACCCTCAAGTGCTAACGTTTTTAAGTAAACGCATGCAGGCAGCTCCATTATATCCGAAACCTTCAGCGTTTTTGGAACTAGGAAAGCCCAGGTTAACTGTATTGGTAGTGCTTTCGACTATGTCGTCTTATGCTTTGGCACCATATCCTGGCCTCTCTTTCAATACATTAGCATGGCTTACCATGGGAACTGCACTATGCAGTATCAGTGCTAATGCATTTAATCAAAGTATGGAACCTATGCTAGACTGTCAAATGGCTAGAACACGCTCTCGTCCAATTCCCCGAGGCGCTATTCGGCCTGAATATGCTTGGCTTTTTGCTACTCTAACTGGCATTGCCGGTACTTCTATGTCTTTTCTCGTTAATCCGACGGTTGGCTGGTTAGGACTTGGAAACATTGTGCTCTATATGGGAATATATACGCccttaaaaagaatttcgATTGTCAATACATGGGTTGGCTCTTTAGTAGGAGCTATACCTCCTTTAATGGGATGGGCTGCGTGTTCTGGGGGTGACCTGCTGTCTCATCCTGGAGGGCTCATCACAGCAGCTATGTTATTTGCTTGGCAGTTTCCTCATTTCAATGCTTTTTCTACCATGGTGAAAGATGactataaaaaatgtgGTTATCAAATGATGGCATGGAAAAATCCAGCGCTAAATGCCCGAGTATCATTAAGATATGCCTTAGCCTTTTTACCTTTAAGTTACGCTTATATTTCAACTGGGCTTGTGGGGCCATGGTACGCGGTTCCTGCAACCGGTAcaaatatgtttttaattgCACGGGCTTGGAAATTCTATCGAAATCgaaattatcaaaatgCAAggtctttattttttgcaagCTTACTTCATCTACCacttctttttactttgaCTTTGGCGTGCCACATGATTAAAGTATGGAATGATTcagattcaaaaaatcctGTTCTCGGCTCAGAGGAGGATAcattgaaatattaa
- the rpl2101 gene encoding 60S ribosomal protein eL21 — translation MPHSYGIRARTRYTFQRGFREHGQIRLSTYLKTYKVGDIVDIKVNGAVQKGMPHKYYHGKTGVVYNVTQSSVGVLIYKVVGNRYMEKRVNVRIEHVKHSKCRQDFLDRVKANEAKRKEAKAQGKTVQLRRQPAPPAKAHFVSTENNEPVTLHPVAYDTTI, via the coding sequence ATGCCTCATTCCTATGGTATTAGAGCTCGTACCCGCTACACTTTTCAGCGTGGTTTCAGGGAGCATGGTCAGATCCGTTTGTCCACTTACTTGAAAACTTACAAAGTTGGTGATATTGTCGACATTAAGGTCAATGGTGCTGTCCAGAAGGGTATGCCTCACAAGTATTACCATGGTAAGACTGGTGTCGTTTACAACGTTACTCAATCATCCGTTGGTGTCTTGATCTACAAGGTTGTTGGTAACCGTTACATGGAAAAGCGTGTCAATGTTCGTATTGAGCACGTTAAGCATTCCAAGTGCCGTCAAGACTTCTTGGACCGTGTCAAGGCCAACGAGGCTAAGCGTAAGGAGGCCAAGGCTCAGGGTAAGACTGTTCAACTTCGTCGTCAACCCGCTCCTCCCGCCAAGGCTCATTTTGTTTCCACTGAGAACAACGAGCCTGTCACTCTTCACCCCGTTGCCTATGATACTACCATTTAA
- a CDS encoding RNA-binding and ribosome biogenesis protein: MSSKLSKKKLKSLEYRSKKFDKKSQSLEEHEKKVQQKNEELEKKAADKISRDELPEKQLAQSNDKDKHSVSNPPHKTLKSKRQKGKNNDRKVILFVGNLPKDSSVETLQLHFKRAGQVPSVRIPTDKTSGRQKGYAFVEFINPKTDVISKALKFHHTIYKERKINIELTAGGGGKTEARMNKIKEKNRKWKEEMRQRVASEEQQAGEEKMARKAVADEGLESGIHPDRLRLLQ, translated from the coding sequence atgtcTTCGAAACTatcgaaaaagaaattaaaatctttGGAATACCgctccaaaaaatttgataaaaagtCGCAAAGTTTGGAAGAGCATGAGAAGAAAGTACAGCAAAAGAATGAGGaattagaaaagaaagcCGCTGACAAAATATCGAGAGATGAACTACCAGAAAAGCAACTAGCACAATCAAATGATAAAGATAAACATAGCGTTTCAAATCCCCCTCataaaactttgaaaagcAAACGACAGAAAGGGAAAAATAATGACAGAAAGGTCATTTTGTTTGTTGGTAATTTGCCTAAGGATTCTTCTGTTGAAACTCTACAACTTCATTTCAAACGCGCAGGTCAAGTTCCTTCGGTTCGTATTCCTACCGATAAAACTAGTGGTCGTCAGAAAGGATATGCATTCGTTGAGTTTATAAATCCCAAGACCGATgttatttcaaaagctttaaaGTTTCATCATACTATTTATAAGGAAAGGAAAATCAATATTGAATTAACTGCCGGAGGAGGCGGCAAAACAGAAGCCCGCatgaataaaattaaggaaaaaaatcgCAAAtggaaagaagaaatgagACAACGGGTTGCTAGCGAGGAACAGCAGGCAGGCGAGGAAAAGATGGCCAGGAAAGCTGTTGCAGATGAGGGATTGGAATCTGGAATTCACCCTGATCGATTGAGATTATTGcaataa
- the slu7 gene encoding splicing factor Slu7 — MSYMNNTFQSNYDYSKDKNFMSTDIGPSMREMKAQKRRSRPMDNPDADNPYIPKFISTAPWYAQDDDAVERLAHQRIGKKETPSGGRSSIEGSWYVRGKKLGPAATKYRKGACENCGAMSHKVKDCMERPRKRGARWTGEDIQADEVIQDINVSWDAKRDRWNGYDATDYKKVIERYEKLDELQNKGEENRDASENSAVKASRNSTVSGSEDSASITTPSLRMREDVVAYLRADNKNLQYEPKSRSMRDETGYHMVDDSSGGAGFVKASGGEKEDFEKLQMFAWEAERSGTRVHVVANPTAGELEFRKNKASRMTTQKHIDQSILDRYGDGTSKVKDKKAKNNEKEVPDLAILDKSEKSKGESNTDEESENLVIVEGDL; from the coding sequence ATGTCTTATATGAATAATACTTTTCAATCTAATTATGATTATTCTAAGGACAAAAACTTTATGTCAACAGACATTGGACCTTCGATGCGTGAAATGAAGGCACAGAAGCGTCGTAGTCGTCCTATGGATAATCCAGATGCTGATAATCCCTATATTCCTAAATTCATTTCAACCGCTCCTTGGTATGCTCAGGATGATGATGCGGTCGAAAGATTAGCCCATCAAAGGATAGGCAAGAAAGAGACACCAAGTGGTGGTCGTTCCTCCATTGAAGGCTCTTGGTACGTTAGAGGGAAAAAATTAGGACCTGCTGCTACAAAATATCGAAAGGGTGCTTGTGAGAATTGTGGAGCCATGTCCCATAAAGTTAAAGATTGCATGGAGCGACCAAGAAAGCGGGGTGCTCGTTGGACAGGAGAAGATATTCAAGCAGACGAAGTTATTCAAGATATCAACGTTTCATGGGATGCGAAACGTGATCGTTGGAATGGCTATGATGCCACGGATTATAAGAAAGTTATTGAGAGATATGAAAAATTGGACGAATTACAAAATAAGGGGGAAGAGAATAGGGATGCGTCAGAAAATTCTGCTGTTAAAGCATCAAGAAATTCCACCGTTTCTGGTTCCGAAGATTCTGCATCCATAACTACACCAAGCCTTAGAATGCGAGAAGATGTGGTGGCGTATTTGCGAGCTGACAATAAAAACTTACAATATGAACCCAAATCCAGATCAATGAGAGACGAAACTGGATATCATATGGTGGATGATTCTTCTGGAGGTGCTGGCTTTGTCAAAGCATCTGGTGGTGAAAAAGAAGACTTCGAAAAACTACAAATGTTTGCCTGGGAAGCTGAGCGTTCTGGAACTCGTGTCCATGTTGTAGCCAATCCAACAGCTGGTGAGCTGGAATTTCGAAAAAACAAGGCATCTCGTATGACTACCCAGAAACATATTGATCAAAGCATATTAGATCGTTATGGGGATGGTACCTCTAAAGTGAAAGacaaaaaagcaaaaaataacgAAAAAGAAGTTCCGGATTTAGCTATTCTTGATAAATCtgaaaaaagcaaaggaGAGTCGAACACAGATGAAGAATCCGAAAACTTAGTTATTGTTGAAGGGGACttatga
- the pmt3 gene encoding small ubiquitin-like modifier pmt3: protein MSESPSANISDADKSAITPTTGDTSQQDVKPSTEHINLKVVGQDNNEVFFKIKKTTEFSKLMKIYCARQGKSMNSLRFLVDGERIRPDQTPAELDMEDGDQIEAVLEQLGGCTHLCL, encoded by the exons ATGTCTGAATCACCATCAGCAAACATTTCTGATGCTGACAAAAGTGCTATCACTCCTACCACAGGTGACACTTCGCAACAAGATGTCAAACCATCCACAGAGCATATCAATTTGAAAGTTGTCGGACAG GATAACAACGaagtatttttcaaaattaaaaagacCACTGAGTTCAGCAAGTTAATGAAGATTTATTGTGCACGACAAGGAAAAAGTATGAACAGCTTACGTTTCCTTGTTGATGGGGAACGTATTCGTCCAGATCAAACACCTGCTGAG CTTGATATGGAAGATGGCGATCAAATTGAGGCTGTCTTAGAACAGTTAGGTGGTTGCACCCATCTATGCCTTTAG
- the tmf1 gene encoding TATA element modulatory factor-like protein encodes MENSKWGGFLKKAMSNVETSIDKVLDGNQIEEMSRGNAKSKDEIIAKLLTEGQALSKNELKLNNTIKQLKKSLSEAETKLKRLDEKQATPELQVSDSKEMEEQLELQKSQFEKRISILEKEKEDLQRKMEELTVESMEVVRLTRQVETLSTQYSIQRSQWVREDEKKKKEIQDLKELYEKSEHGAKNWERERETFQNQVSQMSKQLDSLEKLCERKDEEIRSSQAFNMTLREENDTLAAQNLDLQTQLDRLQRELDTNIRSNVKSKPKKIVTTGGIPENNDYTVGKVDTLKVTKEDEDPTTPTNAIPIPSSMSKRDEALENDKDNYFDDLHPLNISTSPQPSPLSFSEIPQSDTRNALENFLDNLPSPSEERSRISRSASEARKLGINAQSRYASISSAVLSPPSEASRKFSLYESEAISPTSGTPSNLEKGAGNVPDVSLLEQLATTIRRLEAELQTTKQQVAQLIIQRDQARQEIVDAYVNNDANEDSKKQVEELRLQLQNLEKEHASTLVTLKQKSDKVFELELDIKDMRELYVSQIDILAGRQ; translated from the coding sequence ATGGAGAATTCAAAATGGGGAGGTTTTCTTAAGAAAGCAATGTCAAATGTTGAAACCAGTATTGACAAAGTCTTAGACGGTAATCAGATTGAGGAGATGTCACGAGGAAAtgcaaaatcaaaagatgAGATTATCGCAAAGCTTCTTACGGAAGGACAGGcgctttcaaaaaatgagttAAAGTTAAACAATACAATTAAGCAACTTAAAAAGAGTTTAAGTGAAGCTGAAACAAAGTTGAAGCGCCTAGACGAGAAACAAGCGACTCCGGAATTACAGGTATCTGACTCAAAGGAGATGGAGGAACAATTGGAACTACAAAAGTctcaatttgaaaagaggATATCAATTttagagaaagaaaaggaggatcttcaaagaaaaatggaAGAACTTACAGTAGAAAGCATGGAGGTTGTTCGTCTTACGCGTCAAGTAGAGACCCTCTCAACCCAGTATTCGATTCAAAGGAGTCAATGGGTACgtgaagatgaaaagaagaaaaaggaaattcaAGACCTGAAAGAACTTTATGAGAAATCCGAGCATGGTGCAAAGAATTGGGAAAGGGAACGTGAGACTTTCCAGAATCAAGTATCTCAAATGTCTAAACAGTTAGATTCATTGGAGAAACTTTGTGAAAGgaaagatgaagaaataagGAGTTCTCAGGCTTTTAATATGACATTGAGAGAGGAAAATGATACTTTAGCAGCCCAAAATTTGGACTTACAAACACAACTAGACCGATTACAAAGGGAGCTTGACACTAATATAAGAAGTAATGTTAAATCTAAgcctaaaaaaattgtcaCTACAGGAGGAATTCCTGAAAATAATGATTATACGGTTGGAAAGGTAGATACGCTTAAAGTCACcaaagaagatgaagatcCCACTACCCCTACTAATGCTATTCCGATACCTTCATCTATGAGCAAGCGTGATGaagctttagaaaatgaCAAAGATAATTATTTTGACGACCTACATCccttaaatatttcaacAAGTCCGCAACCATCTCCTTTGAGTTTTTCAGAAATCCCACAAAGCGATACACGGAATGCTTTAGAAAACTTTTTGGATAATCTTCCTTCCCCTTCAGAAGAGAGATCCAGAATTTCCAGATCAGCATCAGAAGCGCGAAAGTTGGGTATAAACGCTCAGTCAAGGTATGCTTCCATAAGCAGTGCAGTTCTTTCTCCTCCTTCGGAAGCTTCAAGAAAATTTAGCCTATACGAATCTGAGGCAATATCACCAACATCAGGGACACCCAGCAATCTTGAAAAAGGTGCCGGGAATGTTCCTGATGTTAGTCTTTTGGAGCAACTTGCTACCACAATTCGCCGATTAGAAGCCGAACTACAAACAACTAAGCAGCAAGTAGCGCAACTTATAATCCAAAGAGATCAGGCCCGTCAAGAAATTGTTGATGCCTATGTAAATAATGATGCAAATGAAGATTCAAAAAAGCAAGTGGAAGAGCTTAGACTACAATTACAGAACCTCGAAAAAGAGCATGCCAGTACGTTGGTAACACTTAAGCAGAAAAGTGACAAAGTGTTTGAATTAGAGCTGGACATTAAGGATATGCGTGAACTTTATGTCAGTCAAATTGATATATTGGCAGGCAGGCAATAA
- the der1 gene encoding Der1 family protein yields MASEFSGQIQELLSRIPPVTRYILLGTAATTILTLCQLLSPSMLVLHYPLVVRQKQWYRLFTNYLYAGTGFDFIMNIYFFYQYSTYLENFVFARNAKKYIIYLVKVALLIDAFSLISGLGSALNQSLAAAIAYNWSLFNSFSKIQFLFGFHVQGKYLPYVLLGFSFLTGGLPSLVVLGFGIISAMIVNFFDSIHTPVVHRSNSPKLNSQKVSGTFIGKGKKLGT; encoded by the exons ATGGCTTCGGAATTTTCCGGTCAAATACAAGAATTGCTGTCTAGAATACCTCCTGTAACAAGGTATATTCTGCTTGGAACAGCAGCTACCACAATTTTAACTTTATGTCAACTTCTTTCACCTTCGATGCTAGTTCTGCATTATCCGTTAGTCGTTCGTCAGAAACAATGGTATCgtttatttactaattatCTCTATGCTGGAACTGGATTTGATTTTATCATgaacatttattttt TTTACCAATATAGCACATACCTGGAAAACTTTGTCTTTGCTAggaatgcaaaaaaatacattatttatttagttaAAGTTGCTCTTTTAATTGAT GCATTTTCCTTGATCTCAGGACTTGGAAGCGCGTTAAATCAATCGCTTGCCGCTGCCATTGCTTATAATTGGTCTTTGTTTAActcattttccaaaatccagtttttgtttggtttTCATGTTCAAGGCAAATATTTGCCATATGTTCTTCTTGGCTTCAGCTTTCTAACCGGAGGTCTTCCATCTCTAGTAGTATTGGGTTTTGGTATTATCTCTGCAATGATcgtcaatttttttgattcgATTCACACTCCTGTTGTCCATCGCTCCAACTCTCCCAAATTGAATTCCCAAAAGGTGTCTGGAACATTCATTGGGAAGGGCAAAAAGTTAGGCacttaa
- the kin17 gene encoding KIN17-like protein (human KIN ortholog), which translates to MGRAEAGTPKAISNALKSKGLQRLRWYCSACQKQMRDENGFKCHTQSEGHIRQMNVIAMNPGKRIQDFSNQFLRDFISLLRTAHGEKKIHFNQFYQEYIRDKNHVHMNATRWHTLSEFCKFLGRQGMCRVEENEKGFFISYIDKNPANILRNEANKKRERQEKSDEEQRLRLLDEQIKRAYESAQNNEDNKDGSSREQPVLHEIDLSKKGNPIQLNLSSSSDSHSAQNEFFQTRNTPTFSFSSSSSQTSLKHKPKNVFAELNKSRKKNNKDSLDQGQNVKRPRSAVEDIIAQETMREKRRNIKL; encoded by the coding sequence ATGGGTCGTGCAGAAGCAGGCACACCAAAGGCGATTTCAAATGCTTTGAAAAGTAAAGGTTTACAACGTTTACGTTGGTATTGTTCGGCTTGTCAGAAGCAAATGCGTGATGAAAACGGATTTAAATGCCATACGCAAAGTGAAGGTCATATTCGACAGATGAATGTAATTGCTATGAACCCAGGCAAACGTATACAAGATTTTTCCAACCAATTTTTACGAGATTTTATAAGTCTTCTAAGGACTGCTCACGGTGAGAAAAAGATTCATTTTAACCAATTTTATCAAGAATATATCCGCGATAAAAACCATGTTCATATGAATGCTACTCGATGGCATACACTTAGCGagttttgcaaatttcTGGGTCGTCAAGGAATGTGTCGCgtggaagaaaatgaaaagggtttttttatttcttatATTGATAAAAACCCTGCTAATATCTTAAGAAATGAGGCTAACAAGAAACGAGAACGTCAAGAAAAATCTGATGAAGAACAACGTCTTCGCTTGCTTGATGAACAGATTAAGCGTGCTTATGAATCAGCACAGAATAACGAGGACAATAAGGATGGAAGTTCAAGGGAGCAACCTGTACTACATGAGATTgatctttcaaaaaaaggaaacccGATTCAACTTAATTTATCCTCATCTTCAGATTCTCACTCTGCtcaaaatgaattttttcaaacaagAAATACACCcacattttctttttctagtTCATCCTCCCAGACCTCCTTGAAGcacaaaccaaaaaatgtttttgcaGAGCTGAATAAAAGCCGTAAAAAGAACAATAAGGATTCTTTAGATCAAGGGCAGAATGTAAAAAGGCCACGGTCAGCTGTTGAAGACATTATTGCTCAAGAAACAATGAGAGAGAAAAGACGCAATATAAAGCTCTAA
- the arp5 gene encoding Ino80 complex actin-like protein Arp5 — MKIYAVREPVFSGPTPSFQNVSNDIPLVIDNGSWQLRAGWGGEKDPKLVFDNLVSRYRDRKLSRTSTLVGNDTLIEVGSRSIARSPFERNVISNWDLMEQVLDYTFLKLGIDRMEHPICMTEPLANPTYVRSTMTELLFELYNAPSVAYGIDGLFSFYHNTKPSSSGIVLNLGNAASHVIPVLNGERILSEAKRISWGGSQSSSYLLKLFQIKYPSFPIKMLPSQAELLMHDHCHVSSDYTHDIAHALDRDILERDEIVLQFPYTEAAAQEKSQEELELIAERKRESGRRLQAQAAIKRKEKAAERDRELATLTELQQQSLVLSRRAFQRALEEAGFEDESQLNAQVKNVQAKIRRAQRDQQRQEESEGSLDVTEIDVEQAFPLLNVPDAELDEAGLRQKRHQRLMKANYDARVRAKAEKAIEEAAEAERAEADERLRLENFSTWVNEKRETHKILLEKISKNKRLKFELNDRKSHASQMRMKSLATLASEQPIQKRKRKDQSEDNFGARDEDWKVYHDVLTAEQLEEERKKLLDQIYSLEKQLLEYDSQFTQANTYDTLNDPRATLLYAFTRGVSDFDVNDVAQAFQLHLNVEQIRVPEVIFSPSIVGIDQAGILEIMRSILQRHSLEEQQKLVSNVLITGGLGSLPGMETRIKRELTSIMPVGSSINVFRASNPLLDAWKGASEWSVTEKFKAAKVTREEYLEKGPEYIKEHSLGNINS; from the exons atgaaaatatatgCTGTTAGAGAACCTGTGTTTTCAGGACCTACACCTTCATTCCAAAATGTCTCAAATGATATTCCTTTAGTAATTGATAATG GATCTTGGCAGTTAAGAGCTGGATGGGGTGGTGAAAAAGATCCAAAATTAGTTTTTGACAATTTAGTTTCTCGATACCGTGATCGTAAGCTTTCACGTACCTCTACACTTGTGGGAAACGATACTCTAATTGAGGTGGGCTCAAGGTCAATTGCTCGCTCACCGTTTGAACGAAATGTCATCAGTAATTGGGATTTAATGGAGCAAGTTCTTGATTACACATTTCTAAAACTTGGGATTGATAGAATGGAACATCCCATCTGTATGACCGAGCCATTAGCAAATCCAACGTATGTTCGTTCCACGATGACCGaacttttgtttgaattgTACAATGCACCATCGGTTGCTTATGGCATTGACGgtcttttttcattctaCCATAATACAAAGCCATCTTCTAGTGGAATCGTTTTGAACTTGGGAAATGCTGCTTCTCATGTAATACCCGTATTAAACGGTGAAAGAATTTTGTCAGAGGCTAAGCGTATTTCTTGGGGTGGATCGCAATCCTCTTCGTATCTACTGAAATTATTCCAAATTAAATACCCTTCTTTTCCTATAAAAATGCTTCCTTCTCAAGCTGAATTGCTTATGCACGATCATTGCCATGTTTCTTCTGATTATACACATGATATAGCGCACGCCCTTGATCGTGATATTTTAGAACGCGATGAAATCGTATTACAATTTCCATATACGGAGGCAGCTGCTCAGGAGAAAAGTCAGGAAGAGTTGGAATTAATAGCTGAGCGCAAGCGTGAAAGTGGTAGACGCCTTCAGGCTCAAGCTGCTATAAAgcgaaaagaaaaagcagcTGAGCGTGATCGTGAGCTTGCTACTTTAACGGAACTTCAACAGCAGAGTTTAGTTTTATCTCGTCGTGCTTTTCAAAGAGCATTGGAAGAAGCTGGCTTTGAGGATGAATCTCAACTCAATGCTCAAGTTAAAAATGTTCAGGCTAAAATTCGAAGAGCCCAAAGAGATCAACAACGTCAAGAGGAGTCGGAGGGATCTTTAGATGTTACAGAAATTGATGTCGAACAAGCTTTTCCTCTATTGAACGTCCCCGATGCAGAACTTGACGAAGCTGGGCTACGTCAAAAACGGCACCAGCGGTTAATGAAAGCAAATTACGATGCCCGAGTTCGTGCGAAGGCTGAAAAGGCTATAGAAGAAGCAGCTGAAGCTGAACGAGCTGAAGCTGATGAACGCTTGCGACTTGAAAATTTCTCAACTTGGGTCAACGAAAAGAGAGAAACtcataaaattttgctggaaaaaatatcaaaaaataaaaggctcaaatttgaattgaatGACAGAAAATCACATGCCTCACAAATGAGAATGAAAAGTCTTGCTACTCTTGCTAGCGAACAGCCCATTCAAAAACGAAAACGCAAAGATCAATCTGAAGATAATTTCGGCGCTCGAGATGAAGATTGGAAAGTGTATCACGACGTTTTAACTGCTGAACAACTTGAAGAGGAACGTAAGAAACTTCTCGACCAAATATATTCTCTCGAAAAACAACTTTTGGAATATGATTCACAATTTACGCAGGCAAATACTTATGACACATTAAATGATCCGCGAGCTACGCTCTTGTACGCATTTACTCGTGGCGTGAGTGACTTTGACGTTAACGATGTTGCGCAAGCTTTTCAACTACATCTTAATGTTGAACAAATACGTGTTCCGGAAGTTATATTCTCTCCAAGCATAGTAGGTATTGATCAAGCAGGAATACTAGAGATTATGCGTTCAATTTTGCAAAGACATAGTTTAGAAGAACAGCAAAAGCTCGTTAGTAACGTACTAATTACTGGTGGACTTGGTTCCCTTCCTGGAATGGAGACTCGCATAAAGCGAGAGCTAACCAGTATTATGCCTGTGGGTTCCTCAATTAATGTATTTCGAGCTTCTAATCCTCTTCTTGATGCATGGAAGGGTGCATCAGAGTGGAGTGTTACTGAAAAGTTTAAAGCTGCTAAAGTTACTCGTGAAGAATATCTGGAAAAAGGGCCCGAGTATATTAAAGAGCATTCTTTAGGAAACATAAATTCTTAA